A genomic window from Sparus aurata chromosome 4, fSpaAur1.1, whole genome shotgun sequence includes:
- the cenpf gene encoding centromere protein F isoform X2, with the protein MSWAVEEWKDGLPGKALQKIQEMEGQLDKLKKERNQKQFQLDSLEAALQKQKQKADSDRSETSALKRENQSLVESCDALEKTRQRVSHDLGVKEQQVSYLEGQLNSCRKTIERLEQELKKYKNELDRSQPAGSSSLSSSSSELQPYTTPQKSFSTPAPVAAYRHQDNRLDELQEKYNQEVEERKRLETELKVLQVKLLSQSSVSVSHKDIAARQAGSSIFPWQDQAHSRPSQDAMETPLKRRGTSLWEAHEETPIKARMSSTRVAQSPSGSSQQMEQLNTINQELRGRVSELERNLSTQEKEIRSQASKLQELQSQLNQARKELTERDRDLAKTRHELTQATDRHQQVEAKCSSVEQKLKQVSEEMNCQRHNAESCRRALEQKLKDQERNSQKELAQLQSSHQALDQQLNQTRAKLTQELQQSKKECNMLQADTEKMNFQKSQMEKEVEEQKQKLLRSEQSLQASQTKEQDLRKKMEELQKEKNTVTVQLDQSSRRLSQLEEEKKSADQSLKRTQGLLDDIKAKSEGQAEELKRLQAKLEQQTQASARELENMKKTISDAETKNDRSQNDLQKQRQEAEKLTNRLTVLEKESQELKSNLTASQNECKELKQEHQALLEWKKEKETLINETEAVQKDLTDKITNLENSLTSLNDATDELKKKLVSVEGDKTSLSAHVDSLKGELLNKSMELEEKEHKYNQLQSKFAETGQKHTKDLENVAVQVAQLEKQVKDLELRLQKESARAEQAERTNTELQDEHQAACDLVHSKDQLLELGQAEISQLRESLTQATAQQEEHSARLAEEKVALQKQCEESVTAKVEETEQLKLRLEDVQQELLLAKNQVSSMDQCLKVQEQLGAELHRQIKALTESEEEHKKLNEKRSEELKQLEEELKDLQSDTEEMKQQLRDAEAQILSLEKQKAELENAAQETKKEAETTQQAQSEKVNNLLEQISSLEDKLTASKDAAEKLPVLQNELDKVNQSHADLKKCLEALEKSHSSVTEIKTNLESTLTEKTNLIVTLEKEVKELTEKMSKESESHALKIENALNKERRLEEQLEAAKQSLTAAKAESRSWREEIKTMKTTLSAASRGLEERDNMVKSLKEKLNRAEAEQAKTSDLLKEKVVAMNKIKVQMEMLQMDLEDNETAMNSFDSQVEELKGTVELLEAQLAQNQTQMSDMEVMLEESKAQVSVLETRLEEVQCQNSALESQYFTAREELMERSCEITRLEEDAVKRSQLEEDIAALESKLRQSAEENVKLETTLRQMIEDKENNLKQLLQEKNNLEITMKQLTDDKEQVDTEMIHINAQKKQLEADLDELAEENKQLQSNVEQFSEEKKKIDRMTAEKQEVESTLRQVIEEKAKLDVALNLMSQDKIQLEAQLSELTAEKNNLNRVTEEKLQLEVNFNQLTEENVKLQSDVSQVTEEKLLLEESIERREDEVATLKEEKECIQHSLMSSEQELQRLKELLEMTEKRSEEENRERSQQFEAEQAELHQKLAALQKELVVLKQQYDLLLQQVGQQHSLIQQLSESQPTQISGDKISCMESEDTETGEAAGQTAPEPTLDTNPKSPQMKDELTPTVSEQGELSHESDESFRETELVFKEDIDESAMIQEQSDDEKAACVVNAEEMGGNEEEQQRSLDQLPEDSCSPPDVLESEPEIFGLSPPSSSLGENRQLGSSATESPQAQDDFHNYKETITKQEDDLQTLRAEFDLLKSDLALRMELTSELEVQIDNLEKKAQAAEEAAHGATHKLKIALEEKKDVADQLAQLSEERETLTLQLQTSKCQLADVIEMLEGLEMAKGGWDEKFLQQESELKKVRSEKANLEQHILGMESELDTLQDERSRLKEEMETQRKACSGLEQQIETLSTETTQLRSELVSCTEERDDLNQSLGQWREKVYSLEKSNCDTRNLISILEDDIRAGRKEYEALQSSMEKLKTERQQLLEQIKALEQAVSQQSGEREELIGQLDKITEDHTSAYENTESMVGKIQALEGEVCRLSQSLEASLLEKGEIASRLNSTQDEVKQMRTGIEKLQVRIESDERKKKKMGELLKAAQRKSDSLQDRIDALEREREDAEQSLEDAVLQAETAKAELEEERQKVEEEKRELSDKLSELSASLDDLRSEKERMERELETKNREIEELKAAKEELERGLERAEVDRREEEKRQRNRVEELEKGMKEETERQTRKVDELRAELEASRQREVTLEQKSAEAEGDKERMQSLLVETEKEKTCLQASLEEWQTEGERLRSQAEELEKERNNLRTSIESLEEEIKNLKTLMKANDEEREEYGRQVKEKEKLHSTLFSLKQERDVLHGSLASVEEAKERLEQERATLADEKEKLLSDLSSIEKEKHDMQQSLSALKQEKERIEEEKQKLEAEKEELLSSLSLIEAEKNNLSSALSSLQEETQRAEEEKEKQLEEQERLQSAVSAMEKEVETYKLSVAKLNEQVSELTSNTARLSKEKDSALSKMNLWMKTCKQLEQEKQDVLNSSADKKTSEEAQTEVNQLKMEAEERMKEVEGLKTALQQKRTEAEENTKQVEDLKAALDERKKELEVTTGELEEMKSELEELNKLVEEKSSEADESMEKYCSLMVQYHKLEETNDALTTRLEQLTATQRANEANLHSSSTDCTRRRRSARKSSANRQEGKLNDNTENTAPSTPQRSPQGSSAGKRGHRDISDKDAQEALHNLTKKIRANAVTTPKPKSQQEDEEFKPEGLPELVQRGFADIPLGEASPFIMRRTTVKRSPRLAARQAASTPDGKVLSPSADNSINVTKTPEHKEKQQQGDNCHVQ; encoded by the exons GGTCAGCTTAACTCCTGCAGGAAGACCATAGAGCGACTGGAGCAAGAGCTGAAGAA GTATAAGAATGAGCTGGATCGTTCCCAGCCTGCTGGATCCTCCTCTTTGTCATCCTCTTCCTCCGAGCTTCAGCCCTACACTACTCCACAGAAAAGTTTTTCTACCCCAGCTCCTGTGGCAGCTTACAGACATCAAG ATAACAGACTAGATGAGCTCCAGGAGAAATACAACCAGGAggtagaagaaagaaaaaggctgGAGACTGAACTCAAAGTCCTGCAAGTTAAA ctGTTGAGTCAGTCCTCAGTCAGTGTAAGCCACAAGGACATTGCTGCCCGCCAAGCTGGATCTTCCATATTCCCATGGCAGGATCAGGCCCACAGCCGCCCGTCTCAGGATGCAATGGAAACGCCTCTGAAGAGGCGGGGGACGTCCCTGTGGGAAGCCCACGAGGAGACGCCAATAAAAGCCAGGATGAGCTCCACCAGAGTAGCGCAGAGTCCCAGTGGATCCTCCCAGCAGATGGAGCAGCTAAATACCATCAACCAAG AGCTGCGTGGCCGTGTGTCAGAGCTGGAGAGAAATCTGTCCACTCAGGAGAAGGAAATTCGCAGCCAAGCGTCCAAGCTGCAGGAACTACAGAGCCAACTAAACCAGGCGCGCAAAGAGCTGACTGAACGAGACCGAGACCTGGCCAAGACTAGACACGAGCTGACCCAGGCCACAGACAGGCACCAGCAGGTTGAAGCAAAG TGTTCATCAGTTGAGCAGAAGCTGAAACAAGTCTCGGAGGAGATGaactgtcagagacacaacgcTGAGAGCTGCAGAAGAGCCCTGGAACAGAAACTCAAAGACCAAGAGAGAAACAGTCAAAAG GAGCTCGCTCAGCTGCAGAGTTCTCACCAGGCTTTGGATCAGCAGCTGAACCAGACCAGAGCCAAACTAACACAGGAGctccaacagtccaaaaaagAGTGCAACATGCTGCAGGCTGACACTGAGAAG ATGAATTTCCAGAAGAGTCAGATGGagaaagaggtggaggagcagaaacagaaattgCTGAGGTCAGAGCAGAGCCTTCAGGCCAGCCAGACCAAAGAGCAGGACCTCCGCAAGAAAATGGAG GAGCTGCAGAAAGAGAAGAACACGGTGACTGTTCAGTTGGACCAGAGCAGCAGGCGTCTGAGTCagctggaggaagagaagaagagtgcAGACCAGAGCCTCAAACGCACCCAGGGGTTACTAGATGATATAAAAG CAAAATCAGAAGGGCAGGCGGAGGAGCTGAAGAGACTTCAGGCTAAACTGGAGCAGCAGACTCAGGCTTCGGCCCGCGAGctggaaaacatgaaaaagaccATTTCTGATGCAGAGACCAAAAATGACAG ATCTCAGAATGACCTACAGAAACAGAGGCAAGAGGCAGAGAAGCTGACCAACAGGCTGACGGTTCTGGAGAAGGAGAGCCAGGAGCTGAAATCCAATCTCACGGCGAGTCAGAATGAGTGTAAGGAACTGAAACAAGAGCATCAAGCTCTGCTGGAgtggaagaaagaaaaggagaccTTGATTAATGAAACTGAGGCTGTGCAAAAAGACCTCACTGATAAAATTACCAACTTGGAAAACAGTCTCACCTCACTGAATGACGCTACTGATGAACTGAAG AAGAAGCTTGTGAGCGTAGAGGGAGACAAGACAAGTCTGTCTGCTCACGTCGACTCGTTGAAGGGAGAACTCCTCAACAAGAGCATGGAgttggaggagaaggagcacaAGTACAACCAGCTCCAATCTAAGTTTGCTGAAACGGGGCAGAAACACACCAAAGACCTGGAGAATGTTGCTGTACAAGTGGCTCAGCTTGAAAAACAG GTCAAAGATCTGGAGTTACGTCTGCAAAAGGAGTCGGCTCGAGCAGAGCAGGCTGAGAGGACCAACACTGAGCTGCAGGACGAGCACCAGGCGGCCTGCGACCTGGTTCACTCCAAAGACCAACTGCTAGAGTTAGGCCAAGCTGAGATCAGCCAGCTGAGAGAGAGCCTCACTCAGGCCACTGCACAGCAGGAGGAGCACAGTGCCAG GTTGGCAGAGGAGAAGGTAGCCCTGCAGAAGCAGTGTGAGGAGAGCGTTACTGCGAAGGTCGAAGAGACTGAACAGCTAAAGCTGCGGTTGGAGGACGTTCAGCAAGAGCTGCTGCTCGCCAAAAACCAG GTCAGTTCCATGGATCAGTGCCTGAAGGTCCAGGAGCAACTGGGCGCTGAGCTGCACAGACAAATTAAAGCACTGACGGAAAGTGAAGAGGAACACAAGAAACTGAATGAGAAACGGTCAGAAGAGCTCAAGCAGttagaggaggagctgaaggatCTGCAGAGCGACACGGAAGAGatgaagcagcagctcagagatgcTGAAGCTCAGATTTTGTCTCTCGAGAAACAAAAGGCTGAGCTGGAAAATGCAGCTCAAGAGACTAAGAAGGAGGCTGAG ACCACCCAGCAGGCTCAGAGTGAGAAGGTCAACAATCTTCTGGAGCAGATATCCTCATTAGAAGACAAACTAACAGCAAGCAAAGATGCAGCAGAGAAGCTTCCAGTCTTGCAGAATGAACTGGACAAGGTCAACCAGTCCCACGCCGACCTCAAGAAGTGCCTGGAAGCGCTTGAGAAGAGTCATTCCTCCGTTACTGAAATCAAGACCAACTTGGAGAGTACCCTGACTGAGAAAACCAATCTGATTGTTACTTTGGAGAAAGAAGTCAAAGAGCTCACAGAGAAGATGAGCAAAGAGTCCGAGAGTCACGCTTTGAAGATCGAAAATGCCCTTAACAAAGAGAGGCGTCTCGAAGAGCAGCTGGAAGCAGCTAAGCAATCATTAACTGCAGCTAAAGCAGAATCAAGGTCTTGGCGGGAGGAGATAAAGACCATGAAGACGACTCTGTCCGCTGCCTCACGCGGCCTCGAAGAGAGAGACAACATGGTAAAGAGCCTGAAGGAGAAGCTGAATAGAGCGGAGGCAGAGCAGGCCAAAACATCAGATCTCCTGAAAGAGAAAGTGGTTGCCATGAACAAAATCAAG GTGCAAATGGAGATGCTGCAAATGGACCTGGAGGACAACGAGACGGCCATGAACTCATTTGACAgtcaggtggaggagctgaagggaACCGTAGAGTTACTGGAGGCTCAGCTAGCTCAGAACCAGACCCAGATGTCTGACATGGAGGTCATGCTGGAGGAGAGCAAAGCCCAG GTCTCAGTCTTGGAAACCCGGTTAGAGGAGGTTCAGTGTCAGAACTCTGCACTGGAGTCACAATATTTCACAGCcagggaggagctgatggagaggaGCTGTGAAATAACTCGACTGGAAGAGGACGCTGTCAAACGAAGCCAGCTGGAGGAGGACATTGCTGCGCTTGAGTCAAAACTCAGGCAAAGTGCAGAGGAAAATGTCAAGTTAGAGACGACTCTCAGGCAGATGATTgaggacaaagaaaacaaccttAAGCAGTTGCTACAGGAGAAAAACAACCTTGAGATCACTATGAAACAGTTGACCGATGACAAAGAGCAAGTCGACACTGAAATGATTCACATTAATGCACAGAAGAAACAGCTGGAAGCGGATTTAGACGAGCTCGCTGAAGAGAACAAACAACTGCAGAGCAACGTTGAGCAGTTTagtgaagagaagaaaaagattgATCGAATGactgcagagaaacaggaagttgaaTCGACCCTTAGGCAGGTCATTGAAGAGAAAGCCAAACTAGATGTTGCCCTTAATCTGATGAGCCAGGACAAGATCCAACTTGAGGCTCAACTAAGCGAGCTAACTGCTGAGAAAAATAACCTGAATCGAGTCACTGAGGAAAAGCTTCAGCTGGAAGTTAACTTTAATCAGCTGACTGAGGAGAATGTCAAGCTTCAATCAGATGTGAGTCAAGTAACTGAGGAGAAGCTGCTGTTAGAAGAGAGCATAGAGAGGCGTGAAGATGAGGTGGCTACActaaaagaagagaaggagtgTATCCAGCACTCACTCATGTCCTCAGAGCAGGAGCTCCAGaggctgaaggagctgctcGAGATGACGGAGAAGAGGAGCGAGGAGGAGAACAGGGAGAG GAGCCAGCAGTTTGAGGCAGAGCAGGCAGAACTGCATCAGAAGCTGGCGGCCTTACAGAAGGAGCTGGTGGTGTTGAAGCAGCAGTATGATTTACTGCTGCAGCAGGTGGGCCAACAACACAGCCTCATACAGCAGCTCTCAGAATCGCAGCCAACCCAGATCTCGGGAGACAAAATCAGCTGCATGGAGTCTGAGGACACAGAAACTGGTG aagcagcaggacagactgcaccagagccaacaCTTGATACAAATCCCAAATCCCCTCAAATGAAAGATGAGCTGACCCCGACGGTGTCCGAACAGGGCGAACTTTCCCACGAGTCTGACGAATCTTTCAG GGAGACGGAGCTGGTCTTCAAGGAGGACATCGATGAGTCGGCGATGATCCAGGAACAATCTGACGATGAGAAGGCGGCGTGTGTGGTCAATGCAGAGGAAATGGGTGGTaatgaggaggagcagcagcggAGCTTGGACCAG CTTCCTGAGGACAGCTGTAGTCCCCCAGATGTTCTTGAAAGTGAACCTGAAATCTTCGGCCTTTCTCCACCATCTTCCTCTCTTGGTGAGAACAGACAGTTAGGATCTTCTG CGACAGAGTCACCCCAGGCACAAGATGACTTCCACAATTACAAGGAAACAATCACAAAACAAGAAGATGACCTCCAGACCCTGCGTGCCGAGTTCGACCTACTAAAATCCGACCTCGCACTGAGAATGGAGTTGACCTCCGAACTGGAAGTTCAAATTGACAACCTGGAGAAGAAAGCTCAGGCAGCAGAGGAGGCGGCACACGGTGCTACACATAAACTGAAAATCGccctggaggagaagaaagacgTTGCTGACCAG TTGGCTCAGCTGTCTGAGGAGAGGGAGACGTTAACTCTGCAGCTCCAAACGTCTAAATGCCAGCTGGCTGATGTGATAGAGATGCTGGAAGGACTGGAGATGGCCAAAG GTGGATGGGATGAGAAATTCCTTCAGCAGGAGAGCGAGCTGAAGAAGGTTCGCTCTGAGAAAGCCAACCTGGAGCAGCACATCCTTGGCATGGAGTCTGAACTGGACACCCTGCAGGACGAGAGGAGCAGGctgaaggaggagatggagaccCAGAGAAAGGCTTGTTCCGGCTTGGAGCAGCAGATAGAAACACTCTCAACAGAG ACAACCCAGCTGAGATCTGAACTCGTGTCCTGCACTGAGGAGAGAGATGACCTGAACCAGTCGTTGGGCCAGTGGAGGGAGAAAGTTTACAGTCTGGAGAAGAGCAACTGTGACACCAGAAACCTAATTTCCATCCTGGAGGATGACATCAGAGCAGGGAGGAAGGAGTATGAAGCCCTTCAAAGCAGCATGGAGAAGCTGAAGACGGAGAGGCAGCAG CTGTTGGAGCAGATTAAGGCGCTGGAGCAGGCAGTATCCCAACAGAGCGGAGAAAGAGAGGAGCTCATCGGGCAGCTAGACAAGATCACAGAAGACCACACCTCAGCCTATGAGAACACTGAGTCCATGGTCGGCAAGATACAG GCGTTGGAGGGAGAAGTGTGCCGTCTCTCACAGTCTCTTGAGGCCTCTCTGCTAGAAAAAGGAGAGATCGCCTCTCGCCTGAACTCCACACAAGATGAGGTCAAGCAGATGAGAACTGGTATCGAAAAGCTCCAGGTCCGCATCGAGTCGGacgagaggaagaaaaagaagatgggAGAGCTGCTCAAAG CTGCACAGAGAAAGTCTGATTCACTGCAAGATCGCATTGATGCCCTGGAGCGAGAGCGGGAAGACGCAGAGCAAAGTCTGGAGGACGCTGTGCTGCAG GCTGAAACGGCCAAAgctgagctggaggaggaaaGGCAAAAG gtggaggaggagaagagggagctcagcgacaAACTATCAGAGCTCTCTGCCTCGCTGGACGACCTGAGATCTGAGAAAGAACGCATGGAGCGAGAGCTGGAAACAAAAAACCGAGAGATAGAAGAACTGAAGGCCGCcaaggaggagctggagagaggGCTAGAGAGGGCTGAGGTGGatagaagagaggaagagaaacgaCAGAGAAACAGGGTAGAGGAGCTGGAGAAAGGGAtgaaagaggaaacagagaggcaAACGAGAAAGGTGGATgagctccgggctgagctggAAGCCTCTCGGCAGAGAGAAGTCACCCTCGAACAGAAGAGTGCAGAAGCTGAAGGGGACAAAGAGAGGATGCAGTCTCTGCTGGTGGAGACGGAGAAGGAGAAAACCTGTCTGCAGGCTTCTCTGGAGGAGTGGCAGACGGAAGGAGAGAGGCTCCGCTCTcaggcagaggagctggagaaggagagaaacaaCCTGAGGACCAGCATTGAGTCTTTAGAAGAAGAAATTAAGAATCTCAAAACACTCATGAAAGCCAACGATGAAGAGAGGGAAGAATATGGACGTCAGgtaaaggagaaggagaaactgCACTCgaccctgttctccctgaaacAAGAGCGTGATGTCCTGCACGGCTCGCTTGCGTCTGTAGAAGAAGCGAAAGAAAGACTAGAACAAGAGCGGGCGACGTTGGCTGACGAGAAAGAGAAGCTTCTGTCTGACCTCTCCTCGATAGAAAAGGAGAAACACGACATGCAACAAAGTCTCTCTGCATTAAAACAAGAGAAGGAAAGAatagaggaggagaaacagaagTTAGAGGCTGAAAAAGAAGAATTGTTGTCTTCGCTGTCTTTGATAGAAGCGGAGAAAAATAACTTGTCTTCAGCTCTGTCTTCACTGCAAGAAGAGACCCAGAGagcagaagaggagaaggagaaacagtTAGAAGAGCAAGAGAGACTTCAGTCTGCAGTTTCCGCgatggagaaggaggtggaAACATATAAACTATCTGTCGCAAAGCTCAAtgagcag GTGTCCGAGCTGACCTCTAACACCGCCCGTCTGTCTAAAGAGAAAGACTCCGCCCTGAGCAAGATGAATCTTTGGATGAAGACCTGCAaacagctggagcaggagaagcAAGATGTGTTAAACAGCTCAG CTGACAAAAAGACCAGTGAGGAGGCACAGACTGAGGTGAACCAGCTCAagatggaggcagaggagagaatGAAGGAAGTTGAGGGCCTGAAAACTGCCCTGCAGCAGAAGAGGACGGAGGCAGAAGAAAACACTAAGCAGGTGGAGGATCTTAAAGCTGCCCTCGATGAAAGGAAGAAGGAACTAGAAGTGACAAcaggagagctggaggagatgaagagtgAGTTGGAAGAACTCAACAAACTTGTGGAGGAGAAAAGCAGTGAGGCAGATGAGAGCATGGAGAAATACTGCAGCCTGATGGTTCAATACCACAAACTGGAAGAGACCAACGATGCACTGACGACGCGCCTGGAGCAGCTCACTGCCACCCAGCGTGCTAACGAAGCTAACCTCCACTCCAGCAGCACTGACTGTACTCGCCGCCGGCGCTCGGCGAGGAAGTCCTCCGCCAACCGTCAGGAAGGAAAGCTGAACGACAACACTGAGAACACGGCTCCTTCAACACCACAGAGGTCTCCTCAGGGCTCTTCTGCAGGGAAGCGGGGTCACCGTGATATCAGTGATAAAGACGCACAGGAGGCCCTCCACAACCTGACAAAGAAGATCAGAGCCAACGCAGTGACGACACCCAAACCAAAAAGTCAGCAGGAAGATGAGGAATTCAAACCAGAGGGACTTCCTGAGCTGGTGCAGAGAG GGTTTGCTGATATTCCTCTGGGGGAGGCCAGTCCATTCATCATGAGGAGAACCACAGTGAAGCGCAGTCCTCGGCTGGCTGCCAGACAGGCTGCTTCCACACCTGACGGCAAG